ATGGGCCGAAGTCCACCATCCCTTTTCGGGACCAGGAAATATTTCAAATAGAATCCAGTGGGCTGTTCGCTGGTGCTTACCTGAACAATCGCCTCTTTCTGTAAGTGGAAAGTGATTCCAATCCTCAGAGGAGAAAGAACGACTGCGGGTAAGTTGCtgcttaaatactattttaataggcgaacgttacattgagctgcagttaaaagcactcatttgaatttattaatttattcgtttCAGTCTGCCTtgtgctgctgttaaaagcactctgtcgttggattcgttcatttattcgttctgtttacattgatctgctgttaaaagcactctgtcgttggattcgttcatttattcgttctgtttacattgatctgctgttaaaagcactctgtcgttggattcgttcatttattcgttctgtttacattgcgctgtggttaaaagcactcttatatttatttaactagggtattcgtttatatttacattaagctGCTGTTAATTAAGCACTCCTTGGTCTGTTATTTGCCTTGCTAGTGGTTTCTGCGTTTAATAGTAGTTTTGATTGtgcttattaaaattcaaaactgagcggacggccaagggaagctttggttattcatatcgcgcccttccagagcaattagaagtgcgaagttggttgcatttaagtttcgattagagacattttgcgtgcgtgcaatacatttgcggctgtactgagcccaggaggcgtggctagcgagaatactgcttaaatagCTGGCTCACTTTCCATATTGTGGGAAAGTGATTCCAATCCTCAGAGGAGAAAGAACGACTGCGGGTAAGTTGCtgcttaaatactattttaataggcgaacgttacattgagctgcagttaaaagcactcatttgaatttattaatttattcgtttCAGTCTGCCTtgtgctgctgttaaaagcactctgtcgttggattcgttcatttattcgttctgtttacattgatctgctgttaaaagcactctgtcgttggattcgttcatttattcgttctgtttacattgatctgctgttaaaagcactctgtcgttggatttgttcatttattcgttctgtttacattgcgctgtggttaaaagcactcttatatttatttaactagggtattcgtttatatttacattaagctGCTGTTAATTAAGCACTCCTTGGTCTGTTATTTGCCTTGCTAGTGGTTTCTGCGTTTAATAGTAGTTTTGATTGtgcttattaaaattcaaaactgagcggacggccaagggaagctttggttattcatatcgcgcccttccagagcaattagaagtgcgaagttggttgcatttaagtttcgattagagacattttgcgtgcgtgcaatacatttgcggctgtactgagcccaggaggcgtggctagcgagaatactgcttaaatagCTGGCTCACTTTCCATATTGTGGGAAAGTGATTCCAATCCTCAGAGGAGAAGAAAGACTGCGGGTAAGTTGCtgcttaaatactattttaataggcgaacgttacattgagctgcagttaaaagcactcatttgaatttattaatttattcgtttCAGTCTGCCTtgtgctgctgttaaaagcactctgtcgttggattcgttcatttattcgttctgtttacattgatctgctgttaaaagcactctgtcgttggattcgttcatttattcgttctgtttacattgatctgctgttaaaagcactctgtcgttggattcgttcatttattcgttctgtttacattgcgctgtggttaaaagcactcttatatttatttaactagggtattcgtttatatttacattaagctGCTGTTAATTAAGCACTCCTTGGTCTGTTATTTGCCTTGCTAGTGGTTTCTGCGTTTAATAGTAGTTTTGATTGtgcttattaaaattcaaaactgagcggacggccaagggaagctttggttattcatatcgcgcccttccagagcaattagaagtgcgaagttggttgcatttaagtttcgattagagacattttgcgtgcgtgcaatacatttgcggctgtactgagcccaggaggcgtccctagctgtttcagtaaagctttgtttggttgtgtatttaacggtgtcataccagctgacgctgaagcgtcagcggaagcgttcagcctcctcgcgtgaagaccgacaagagtaaagactgcgacttttcctgcgcgacttctccgagcaacgacaccgacaacgcacttaagtactcctttccttttctcactcttctttctgtccttctctatcatgtgtttccaactcattccgatgctctctacacaccgcactaacatcacacgcacacgccgacgcaatctctctaacctgcgtccaatacacacctcttccactgaacctttctctttcacggttggactttggaactgtcgatcagctgtcaacaaagcagacttcatttcggcattttccttgcaatctggcctgagcatcctaggtttgactgagacctggatacgtccagatgactctgtaaccccagctgctctatctaataaattctccttctctcacacccctcgtcagactggaaggggtgggggtacgggacttctgatttccaacaactggaaatactcgacccattctcctctatgcaattataactcatttgaatctcatacaatcactataacatctcctatcaaactccatgttgtggtcatttaccgccctcctagtcaacttggcatcttcttagaagagctggatgggctgctatcctcttttccagaagatggcagcccacttctggtctttggagattttaacatgcatctggacaaaccctatgctgcagacttccattcacttcttgcttcatttgacctaaaacgcactaccactgcatacactcataaatccggcaaccaacttgatctcatctacacacgaaactgtacttcagacgacattgtggtcaaaccccttcacatctctgaccatttcttcattacactaaacctacatcttgctacttgtgcacccccaccccccctacccgttacttttagacgaaacctacgctctctctcaccctcccatctttcttcatcaatatcctcctctcttccctctcctacccacttcacatctctggatactaatgcagcaaccgacacgttatgttccactcttacttcttgcctagatgaaatatgccctctctcctccaggccagcacgggctgctccttccaacccttggctatccgatgttcttcgtgagcatcggtccaaacttagggcagctgagagaaaatggcacaaatctaaggatccatctgacttgagtatgtatcagtctctgctgtcatctttctctacccatgtccatactgccaaatcttcatacttccacaacaagatcaacaatgctccggacacacgcaaccttttcaaaacttttaattcactgctctgtccccctccaccacctcccaccacttctataacagctgatgattttgccacattttttacagaaaaaactacatctatcagtaataagttctcagctccacacatacaggaactaaaactgaccacacccacggctgaaactcccctcttctccttccatcccctttctgaggcagaagtaaccaaacttctcctctccagccatccgacgacatgtcctttagaccccatcccctcacaccttctccaagcaatctctcctacaatcttaccagcgctcacacacatcatcaacacatctcttctcacaggcactttccccactacatttaagcaggcccgggtaaccccactgctcaaaaaacctacacttaacacttcactcatagacaactatagacctgtctctctccttccgttcatagcaaaaacactggaacgagctgtcttcaaccagctatctttatttttctcacagaacaacctattggatgctaaccagtcagggttcaagagtggccattcaactgagacggcactactgtctgtcactgaagccctgcggattgcaaaagctgattccaaatcatcagtactcatcttactggacctttctgcagcatttgacacggtaaatcaccagatccttctgtctaccctctcatcgttgggcatcacagggacctcacttcgctggttcaaatcctatctctctggtaggtctttcagagtggcctggggaggggaggtttccaaaactcatcaactggtcactggggttcctcagggatcagttcttggacccctcctcttctccatatacactacatctctgggccccatcatacaggcacatggcttctcctaccattgctatgctgatgacacacagctctatctttctttcaaaccagatgatccatcagtagctgcaaggatctctggctgcctggcggatatctctgcatggatgaaggaacaccatcttcagctcaatctagctaaaactgagctccttgtctttcccgccactccaactttacaacatgacttctccatccagttaggttcatcaacaattaccccatcgacttcagccagaaatcttggtgtaatctttgatgaccaattgacttttaaagaacatatagctaaaactgctcgatcctgcaggtttgcgttgcacaacatcagaaagatcaggcccttcctaacagagcatgctgcacaactccttgtccaggccctggtcatttccaggctggactattgcaatgctcttttagctggtcttccagcatgtacaatcaggcctctacaaatgattcagaatgcagcagcacggctcgtcttcaatgagcccaagaaggcccatgtcacacctctcttcatatccctgcactggctaccggttacagcacgcatcaaattcaagacactgatgctggcctataggacagccaccggctcatcaccggcctacctccattcactactacgcatctacactccctccagaagtctgagatcctctagcgaaagacgccttattgtaccaccacagagaggcatgaaatcactttccaaaacattctccttcaatgtccctgcctggtggaatgatcttcccacccccatccgaaacgctgactccattactgtcttcaagcgactgctgaaaacccatctttttcgacactatctgactatctgaaaaaaaaaaaaaaaaaaaaaaaattctcctctctttcctgatcttccctttctagcccgtactcatctgacaacgcctgacatatggtacttttgagcacttcctatgtcgatctgcctccttaggatgaattatttgttgtattcccaattgtaagtcgctttggataaaagcgtctgctaaatgaataaatgtaaatgtaaatgtaaatggtcTGTAATAGAGTCGCAATTTTGTTGCCTAATATTTGTGCCTGGACTGGGTCCTTGACTATGGTCATATGAACCTCTGAAAAAGTAGGAGGGCGCCGCTGGAACTGTATCCTGTATCCTTTCTTGATGATATTTAGGACCCAGGGATCTGATGTGCATTTCTCCCAACTGTCCAGGTGTAGTTGGGAGCATGCCCCAGCGGCTCCATGACCCTTATGCAGGGCCTCCCCGGGGTTTAGAACCCCTGGGAGAGTGTTTCTTCTGAGGTCCCCCCCTAGCTGGAGGTTGGTCAGTTTGGGGGGCTCGGTAAAATTGTCTGGTACCCCTATCATGGGACTAGgactgggcggtataccttttcataccgaacaccggtgttttttaaaaaaaaaaatgatattaatttttcatataccccaataccggtgagtgtgtgcgtacaaagcatcgagaacacgtatgttgacgcaaacagaaactgcagcttgcacgtgcttgtctgaagcaacacatctgcggtgtggacatattccagtatatctgagaaagacccagggttagcgatttgcaaaacttgtaatgccgaaatttcaagagggggtgtgtctgcagtcgtgcgcgcAGTGATGAGAACAGAGACTGGCGCATtgcgcgcagacagatgtagctttcagttacgtcgcaatattttaaagatatgtcttttctatatactgtattttttttataaatatttatgttttaaaccatggaagtgagccaatggatatcacacatgcaacgtgaaaactgcacaatatgttaaagtgaaagtaaaaacggACTTTTAGCATCTGATGTGCACTCTTTCAGAGACaatgagacgattatacttcatatgctgatattaatttagtcccttaatatttttcttgtgccccgaacatggtgggaaaaaaaataaaaagaaacgtattttgtgtaaggtttgtttttgaaagtcttaaataaagctcttaattttcattgatgactgcagtgttattaggaggttatgaaagtcataattatgatttcaggtggtcttgaatgtggggactgaaagacaagaattgcgatgaaacttcaaaaggctatccattgaataaatatgagcgctgcacgtttcaaaattatttgttgcgctgctttgtatactaccattctgaaagcgcctcctgctggaagagacacgcatagagttgtaaatgtgaactcatggatccacaagataatgtgttataaaaatttaaacaatttaaacacaggcagtaaaatatatgtatatgttatttaatataatacttgattgataataattgtttaaattgatataattgatttattctttgaaactttaatattaatttatgcaattgcaatgccttgattctagtaagatttagtacacagtcatagccataaatgcaatggtactaacaattggcataattctttcgtttttcggtttcggccaagaattttcatttcgctgcatcactacatcatatgtaaatgtggtcaggctaaagttgtagccgcaggaggcaacacaagcaatttgcttcaccacctccgacacaaacatgtcctggaatatgaagaatgcacaataaagtgttgtgtattttgactgcaagtcatgaattctgatttcttcacctcattacaattatgagtgccactgtcacttctttgtgaacagcagcattttgtgagaccaatcaaacctgggttaatactagtccggtcaatgtaagccaatatactgcagtaattattctctaatttattaggaaatgtggttaacacctagtcatgcatgaaaaaaaaataccgtcatataccgtgataccgtataattttgagaaaataccgtgatataaatttttggtcataccgtcCAGCTCTACATGGGACTGATAACTCCTAGTTCGCCTTCTGTCATACCCCCAAGGTTCTGAACGAGGAAAGTGTGAGGGCTGAAAGGGCTGAGTACCTTTATGGCCATATCTAGTTTGTTCAACATGAACGAATGTTTGCTGAACAGATTCTCCTCTGCGTCTTGCTTGGTCAGCAGTGTCTAACAAGGACTGAGAGTCAGGGTGAAAAACTCTACCAGGAACCACTGGCATATTAGTCAATTCTTTTCTTATGGTTTCAGGCAAGGATGTCTGAGCTAACCAAATCTGCCTCCGGACTAAAACTGCCGAAGACATAGATGCACCAACATCTCTGGTGAGCTGTTAATGCGTGAAGAGTGCTGCATCAACCAGATTCATAGCATCACAATCTTCTGAACTGATCACCTTTCTTAAAGTGGCCAAGATTATCGCTAAAGCGTTTCCCGATCTGGCTGCTCTCGTAGCTGCATTATATGCTTGGCACATTAGTCGATCTGTCTTTTAGGCACTCTCTACCAGGGCATCTCGGATTATCTGTGACCCGATCAGGTCCCAAAGTGGTCAAGGCTGCAATCTCTTGCTCCACTGAAGGTATCTTACCCATACCGCTCTCAGGGGTATAATCTATTTTGACAAAACGTCTACACCCTGCATTAAATTAGGGTGCTGCTTTAGGGTTATTCCAGGCTTTTCTCAACATCTGGGAATAATCTTCAGCCACAGGAATAGACACGGGGGGCTGAGCAGGAGAAATACTGGTTAGAAATACTGAGCTGAAACAGTAGCTTCTTCTTTAGTATCAAGACCCACAATTTTTGCTGCACTTAAAATGCGAgaaaggatgtcagagtgtgggcTTCCCTCTTCTGAAGCACCAGACCTGGATTCATCCTCATCATCCTCTTCATCCTTCCCCTCACTACCATAAAGGAAATCATTTGCATGCAGTGAAATTATATCCACTGGTCACTTTTTCCTTCTTGGTGTGACGACTCATCACCAAAAGAGGCTGCAGACAGATGGGTACAAGGCTGTGTGCTAACTGCTGTTGTACGCGTTTCAAACTTACCAGCTAAATCATGTAACGCTGCTAAAATTTGTAACTGGGTATCATTCTTAGGTTCCTGAACTACTGTGGCCCTCCCACGTTTATTCTGAGGTATGTCCGAACAAGAGGATCCACTAGAATTATCAGGGGTAGGACCTCTCTTTCGCTGACAAGGATGTTCCTCTTCTGAGGGCCCTTTAGAGGCTACATCTTTCCTACTACCAGTCAGATGTCTAGCTCTCTGCACCCTTTCCTGTAATGTTAagcatactgctgctgcacaggGTTTCTCAAAATCATCGAGTAAATGTTGCATACCCAAACAGGATGGGCATTCTCTATGCCCATCTCGTGGGTGCATATCAGCCTGTTTCACGTCCACTGCGAACAGCAGACCCAAACACAAACACCTGCTAAGAGATTGAAACAAAGCAAAGGAATACTCACTAACGTGCTAGCGTCGTGTCCAAAATACAGAGGAGAAATCCAACGCAATCCTCAAGGACCTAAAGCGCCTGTACGAAAAGGTGACAGATTGGAACTGTAATTCCTCCCGGGTTTTTTCAAACCACCGATCTGGTCTCAGATGAGGCGAGAAAGGCAAAGAGGAAGTGGCTGGTCCATCCGGATGTTATATAACAGCCAACCCCTAAGGTCAGTCACCTGACATTGTTGTTATTAGGTCTCGAGGATAGGCGGAAGAATGACGTCATTCAGGATAAGACCGTGGTGACGGTCTGAGTGAGGTCGAAATAGATCTAAGTTCACTGTTATCCCACTGGTCACCATTGTGAGCATCAACATGTTTACTCATTCTATGACCACACTCGACAAATCTGAATttatgtgaatttatatattattactaGACACCAAGATAATGTTTACCAAAAATCTTTGTCATATGTATATGTTAACATACTTTAGCCTTTTGTTTTGGAGCTTTGAGGCAGCCATCATCTTCTCAAGGGGACAAACAAGAGTTAAACTGCTTTAGTCATTGTGACAATTTGCACTAACCGTGTGAAACCACATATTTCACTGAGATCCTTTATTTTCTTCCATATTTGCAGTAAGTGCACTAAAACATCAGCCAGTAAGGTTTTTAGAGCTTTATAAATGGAAACCTTTTTTATGTTCACTATTATGACCGGTGCGATTAAATGTGTTAATTGCTtgtacttttctttctttttatttattaatttatttattttaagtatttctATGCAACTGTAATTTAAAACTGAGATGAAAAATTTGCTTCAGCTAAATATGTACTTGCTATGGTCAAATAAATGTTTAGTGCTATATTttcaaaagattttatttttttccccaccactgttagcatgtgtggaaatgttTAAACCATGTGTGTTACAACTAGCTCTGCACACCTTAAACAAAACCTCACAATGGAGAACATATTCAGATTTATACTTAATTTAGAGTTAATTGGACACTACTGACACTTTAGCAttgagtatttttatttatttattgtttagaaAATAATGTTTATCCTGCTGGCCATGATggctttttaataaatcagtggCTTCACGTCTATCACAGCTTTCCTAGACCCAAAATTCCAGTGTCTCAATGAAAATGTATGAATAGAATTTGTTTCTTAACATTATGAGTCCATGTGgccaaggccgtaaccagggtttgaaaattagtgaggtccgaagtaaggtgttaagaatagtgctataataacacccacaaatgcgcTACATATAGCCTAGCAtcagaaaacaaaaactgaattACGTTATaatgttgtttctttgactgcacactccGCGACCCACTCAAAATGTTTTTGCgaccagaggtgggtagagtacccaaaatctatactcaagtaaaagtacaagtacttatggaaatatttactcaagtatgagtaaaagtaacaatcttaaaagttacttgagtaagagtagaAAAGTATCCGatgaaaaaagtactcaagtagccagttactagttacttcttgatatgaagtgaagaccctgaatttcaaactgtttggaaagcttccgcacacctctccttctggtagcccttcgggcaggtactcttcagtttttggtagcccgaaaattaatttaactagcccaaataaaaaaagaccttttttaaatatagaaaatcagataggagtctaatcaaaaatgtttttaatacacaaatataaaaatttatcaaggaagtaatttcatttcattatatttatttcatttcacgagttcgcttttgcatataataaacagcgtaaagttaagcgtgtttggcatgctgtccgggagagggctccgagctcggtagtcattcccgagcccggggcactccccctgcccagggagaggggtccgagctcggcatttggcccgaacccaatagcgctcccccaaagtgcaaaataactgcaggacagcagccagataACCCCCCAAAAAGCTTAACTTGGCTGAAGGGATGCTGGACGTTTGGAAGTAGACAGAGTGTGGGAGGAGCTTCTGCGGGCATTGCTGGGGTAGATAGAGAAGAAAGCATTTTGTGGGAGTGAAACTTGAGGCAGGTGGAAATTATGAATGGTGCTCTTTAGGGAGCGGGCATTGCTGTTGCGTGGGGAAAAAAAGCGGTGGCTGCAGCGGGGctttgcattgctgcgcgtataggaaataagcgggggcttcaacaaGAGCCATGCGTTGCAGGGCAT
Above is a genomic segment from Garra rufa chromosome 2, GarRuf1.0, whole genome shotgun sequence containing:
- the LOC141326501 gene encoding uncharacterized protein gives rise to the protein MCFQLIPMLSTHRTNITRTRRRNLSNLRPIHTSSTEPFSFTVGLWNCRSAVNKADFISAFSLQSGLSILGLTETWIRPDDSVTPAALSNKFSFSHTPRQTGRGGGTGLLISNNWKYSTHSPLCNYNSFESHTITITSPIKLHVVVIYRPPSQLGIFLEELDGLLSSFPEDGSPLLVFGDFNMHLDKPYAADFHSLLASFDLKRTTTAYTHKSGNQLDLIYTRNCTSDDIVVKPLHISDHFFITLNLHLATCAPPPPLPVTFRRNLRSLSPSHLSSSISSSLPSPTHFTSLDTNAATDTLCSTLTSCLDEICPLSSRPARAAPSNPWLSDVLREHRSKLRAAERKWHKSKDPSDLSMYQSLLSSFSTHVHTAKSSYFHNKINNAPDTRNLFKTFNSLLCPPPPPPTTSITADDFATFFTEKTTSISNKFSAPHIQELKLTTPTAETPLFSFHPLSEAEVTKLLLSSHPTTCPLDPIPSHLLQAISPTILPALTHIINTSLLTGTFPTTFKQARVTPLLKKPTLNTSLIDNYRPVSLLPFIAKTLERAVFNQLSLFFSQNNLLDANQSGFKSGHSTETALLSVTEALRIAKADSKSSVLILLDLSAAFDTVNHQILLSTLSSLGITGTSLRWFKSYLSGRSFRVAWGGEVSKTHQLVTGVPQGSVLGPLLFSIYTTSLGPIIQAHGFSYHCYADDTQLYLSFKPDDPSVAARISGCLADISAWMKEHHLQLNLAKTELLVFPATPTLQHDFSIQLGSSTITPSTSARNLGVIFDDQLTFKEHIAKTARSCRFALHNIRKIRPFLTEHAAQLLVQALVISRLDYCNALLAGLPACTIRPLQMIQNAAARLVFNEPKKAHVTPLFISLHWLPVTARIKFKTLMLAYRTATGSSPAYLHSLLRIYTPSRSLRSSSERRLIVPPQRGMKSLSKTFSFNVPAWWNDLPTPIRNADSITVFKRLLKTHLFRHYLTI